The Paenibacillus mucilaginosus 3016 genome includes the window GACTCGCCATCGAAGGAGTTGTTGGGATCGTTGCGGAAGGCAAAGCCTATGTAGATGTGTAGTCATTCCATTTGAATCGGAGGGTAAGTATGAAGACGAAGACACAAGACCATGTCAAATTCATTTTATCTGAATATGCAGAGCAATTCATCACCTTAGCCGGGCAGTATGACGGTACCGTCCATTCCTGCTTGGAGCTGGAGAGGGTTATAGATCAATACTCCGCCTTTATTACAAATGAAGCTAACCAAGAAGTTTGGGAAGAGATCCATCGGGATGAATCCGGCGATATGAATCAACTCGCTGCGGACCTGCGGAGACACTCTGCAAGATGCGTGGGGATCATGGAGAAATATCGTGCTTTGAAGCTGCTTGGTGGAAACGCGGAAATGACGGATTATTTTCAAAATATAGAATCCTGCATTGAAGAAGAGTTCGGAGGATTCCGGCTGACTGCGGAGTCCAAAGTATTGATGATCGGCTCAGGCGCCTTTCCCATGACGCCATTGTTCATAGCTAAGCGTACAGGTGCGGCCGTGGTCGGTATCGATATTGACGAGGAAGCTATCAAGCTTGGACGGCGTGTTGTAGACAAACTGGGGAGCGGGCTGCCGATCACGCTGGCCAAAGTATATGTGGAAAACCTGGAATACACGAAGGAAGCGACCCATATCATTTTCAGCTCAACGGTTGAGAGTAAGTACGATCTGCTTAGGCAGCTGCATCCCATCACGAATGAAGAAGTGGTCGTGGCGATGAGATATGGAGACCGGCTGAAGTCTCTGTTCAACTACCCCATGAAAGCCGTGGATGCGCACAAATGGAGGCTGGCAGAAGTGCTGTTGCGTCCTGATCATGTGTTTGATATCGCCCTGTATACCAAAGCACCGTCAGGAGGTTCCTATGATGAGCAGCTTTAACCGTGTCTTGATTCTGGGAACGGGTCCTGCCTCCGTACAGCTTGCGGTTACGCTGAAAAACAAGTGGAACTGCTGCATAGGCATTGCGGGGCGGGAGTCGGTCCGTTCCGAACCGTTCTTCACGGCACTTGATGAAAGCGGCCGGCGTGTTCGTGCAGACATCCAAAATGAAAAGCATCAGGCGATGCAGGGCGAATGTATCGTGGATCATGTGTTTCAGGGATACGGGACCATTACGGGAGAATGGGATACCCTGATACTCGCGGTCACGACGGATGCTTATGTTGCCGTCCTGAAACAAATCCATGGTGAGCTGTTGAAGCGGGTCAGGTGCATGCTGCTGTTATCTCCGACCTTCGGTTCAAACCGTCTGGTGCGCCATTATATGAACGGCATTCAATCCTCCGCCGAGATCATCAGCTTCTCTACCTACTCATGCGCTACACGCTGGGCGGGGCCAAGACCTTCCCATCAGGTGATCACAACGGCCGTGAAGAAAAAGGTATTTATCGGCTCTACGCACGGCCGTTCTCCAGCGATCGAAAGCCTATGCGGGCTCTATGAAAAGCTGGGCACAACGCTGGAGGTGATGGATTCGCCAATGGAGGCGGAGTCCAGGAATATCTCGTTATATGTCCACCCTCCGCTGTTTATGAATGAGATCTCGCTTGGGGCTGTATTCGGAGAAGACGTCACCCAAAAGTATGTGTATAAAATGTTTCCGGAGGGTCCCATCACGCAATATTTAATTCGCGACATGCTTGCGGCGTGGAAAGAAATGATGAGTATACTTGAACAATTGCATTTCGAGGGCATCAATTTACTCAAGTTCATGACGGACGATAATTATCCGGTGAGATTGGAAAGCTTGTCGCGTCATGATATCGAGCATTTCACGGAGCTCGAGACGATTCATCAAGAATATTTGCTGTATATCCGGTACACCTCGTTGTTGATCGACCCTTTCTCGGAGCCGGATCAGGAGGGAAGATATTTTGATTTTTCCGCTGTTCCGATCCGGTCCATATTCGTGGACAGGGAAGGGTACTGGGATATTCCGCGAATGCCCAAGGAGGATTATTACCGGATCAAGATCATCCAAGGAATCGCAAGGCATTTGAACGTGAGCTGCCCGACCATCGACAAGTTCATCTCAGCGTACGAGGGGAAATTGGAGGCAGTGGCTCAAGCCCGCAAGGGCGAGTTGTTGTCCGATGCCTTTGTCATACAAGACTTTGCCGAAGATGTGAAGATGATATGCCATGAAATGGAGAACCAGATTGAGCTGTCGGGGGAACTTACATGAGAAGACGTTGGGTCACTGTAATAACGGTAATTATGGTATGTG containing:
- a CDS encoding class I SAM-dependent methyltransferase, producing MKTKTQDHVKFILSEYAEQFITLAGQYDGTVHSCLELERVIDQYSAFITNEANQEVWEEIHRDESGDMNQLAADLRRHSARCVGIMEKYRALKLLGGNAEMTDYFQNIESCIEEEFGGFRLTAESKVLMIGSGAFPMTPLFIAKRTGAAVVGIDIDEEAIKLGRRVVDKLGSGLPITLAKVYVENLEYTKEATHIIFSSTVESKYDLLRQLHPITNEEVVVAMRYGDRLKSLFNYPMKAVDAHKWRLAEVLLRPDHVFDIALYTKAPSGGSYDEQL
- a CDS encoding opine metallophore biosynthesis dehydrogenase; its protein translation is MSSFNRVLILGTGPASVQLAVTLKNKWNCCIGIAGRESVRSEPFFTALDESGRRVRADIQNEKHQAMQGECIVDHVFQGYGTITGEWDTLILAVTTDAYVAVLKQIHGELLKRVRCMLLLSPTFGSNRLVRHYMNGIQSSAEIISFSTYSCATRWAGPRPSHQVITTAVKKKVFIGSTHGRSPAIESLCGLYEKLGTTLEVMDSPMEAESRNISLYVHPPLFMNEISLGAVFGEDVTQKYVYKMFPEGPITQYLIRDMLAAWKEMMSILEQLHFEGINLLKFMTDDNYPVRLESLSRHDIEHFTELETIHQEYLLYIRYTSLLIDPFSEPDQEGRYFDFSAVPIRSIFVDREGYWDIPRMPKEDYYRIKIIQGIARHLNVSCPTIDKFISAYEGKLEAVAQARKGELLSDAFVIQDFAEDVKMICHEMENQIELSGELT